The stretch of DNA GATGGTTGTTTATGACCATCTTATTTATGGCTCTCCCATCAAAAGTGCAGGACCAAGCAATGTTCCAGATGGCAGTTATTCGGGCTTAAAATTGTCTAAGGATGGTACTTGGGAATTTGTTGATAAAGTTCACAAGGATGACCCTGCCAATGTTCTTGTAGATGCAACGAGTTATGAAAGAATTCTACAAAATGAAAAAGCAAAATCAAAAACTAAAAAGAAAGACTTATTTGGTCGACGCAAATAAATAAAAAACCGCTTATTTTCCTTTAAAATAGGACTAATCAACTTACAGATTAGTCCTATTTTTTTGCTACTTTAGCTGTTTGAAATCTAGTGTAATAAATTCTATATCCTTTTTAGATCTAAATATATGTATACATTGTGGTTGATGCCTGACGAAGCTGCTTACCAAAAACTAAGTAGGTTGATTGTGGATTTGAGCACCACACATGACACCCCTACCTTTGAACCGCACGTCACCTTGTTGAGTGGTATTATCGACAAAGAAACAATTGCCATTCAAAAAGCAGAAGAATTAGCCAATAGTTTAATCCCTGTCTCTGCCACCTTAACGAGAATTGAATTTCTAGAGGTCTATTATCGTTGTTTGTTTTTTTGTACCAATCAAAGTGAAGATTTGATGGAAGCAAGAACCTTAGCAGAAGAAATTTTTGAACATACCCAAATCAATCCATTTATTCCACACGTTAGTTTTCTTTATGGCTCTTTACCTATTTTTCAGAAGGAAGCCATTATAGGAGCACTTGGAGATAGCTTTTTTATGGATTTTAGAATGCCCAAATTGCGATTAGTAGAAACCCGACGCACTCCAGAACATTGGCGATTAATGGCAGAATTTGATTTGTAAGCCACTCTAATCGTACACAATTGAGCGTTCTATAATCTGTTGTACGCTCCCTTTTTTATAGTGTGTTTGACAGGTCCAATTTCCATGCTCGTCAAAGGTATACGTATAAGAAGTTAACGGCTCTTTCTCAGCAGGAGCTTGATAAGTAATCAAATTTCCACGCTCATCATATCTAGAATAAGAAGTAAAGGTAAAATTGTCTAAATGGTTTTTGATGGTGTGCTCTTTTACATAATCGTTCTTATCATAACTGTAATAATTAGTTTGGTGCAATTGATCTTTATTGTTGTAAGTATATTCCTCTACTACCAACCCTTTTTTATTGTAGACAAATTCGTACTTTGAAGCAGTATAACGACTAGAAGGCGCATGTACATCGGTTTCTTTCAAAAGCCCTTTGGGCGAATACGTATGTATATAACGAACTAATAAGGTATTGTCAGCACCATAAATAGACTCTGCTGCAAGCTCTCCAAAACCATTGTAAACATAGGCAACCTGCTCTATCCTATAGTTTCTATGATCGTACATATTTTTCTTAACCAGCAACCTTTTCTTTTTGTACTTATATTCATAATAGAAAATCAACTCATTAGCAGCATCATAACACTTTTTCTCTTGAATATATCCTTTTTTATTAAATTCAATATCCCAGTTTTCGAGCGGGTCGAGCATTAGATGACGTTTTTTGATGATGCCATTTTTCTTTCCTGCATCATAAACACGTTGGGAGATAGATTTTATGGCTCCTTTTAATCTCATTTTTTCAAGATCCGAAGCCACAGCATTCCCGATTGTTTTCCCTTTAAAAGCACCCAAAAAAAGCACCACAACAAGACTTCCCCACAAAACAATCCCCCTTTTCCAGACGTTAAAGAGTAGCCTTTGAGTACCAATCTTATTATGGGTACTGCTAGTAACGTTTTGCTGCCTTGTAGTTGCTGCCTCCATGATTAATTATTCAAGTATTTCCCAAGTATGATCCGCCAATAAAGCTATTGTTGCCAAAAAGCTATTAAAAGGACAGCCCTTCCTCCCCCATTCGTTAGGACCAACAACAGACAACACAGCCGTTTCATCCGCACGTTGATAAAGATGATACGTTTTGCCTATAAGTGGTTTAAATCCCATTTCTGCTCCATAAATAATTTCAGAAATTTCAACTCTTTTTTTAATTTTTTGTGCCTGCTCTGCCAACAATTGCATTTGCTTTCGAATTTGTTCCAATTGCAAATCTGTTTGTTTATGCATAGCTTTTACGGCCAGCCCTTTTGTTTTCCCTTGGTCTATTGGTTTGATAACAGCTCCTCCTACCGTATGAGCATAAGGTAAGCTATGAGGAGTCTCTGTGATCTTGTCCTCATCAATAGGGTTAATAAACGTTTCTTTATTATTTATATCGTTTTTCATTCTATTTCTATTTTAACTACTCGCTTAACAAGTCTTATATTCCTCCTTTCAATCTATTTAAAACAAATCTTTATGGCACTTTGTTTCAAGTTATCCTTATATCATTACTCCATTGAAAAATCGTATTAAACGGATCAATAGCCCTAAACAAAGCATAAGCTATAATCTTTTCTAATTTTTCAAATCTTTAGAACAGTCAAAAATACAACTTTTTCTCTTATTTGGATTGATTTATATTCTTCCATGTTTCTAATTTATTTCGCTCCAAATCAACTTAAAAAAAAACAGTTTCATACACACTTAATTATCAACAATTAATAAATCACACAATATACACTACGATAACCCTTCAAAAAATCTTCTCTTTTTTTTAGCAACAAATAAGTTTTTCTATCAAGTATTATTCCTTCTGTTATAAAGAGAAGCTGTTTTGGTAGCTTGTTTGAAAATATATATATTGGGGAACCATTGATTATCTACTACTTCTGTGGAAACTCCGAAGGTTTACCTATAAAATTACACCAAATTGATTATCAACTTAATACGATCTTTAGAGCAATAATGAGATTATCAAAACCTTAATTTTTATAAAAAATACCTACCAATGATTAGTAAGAAAAGCATTCACACTAATTGGAGTCTGTTATTTGTAGCTTGTTTAATCTTTACATGCTATAGTTGTGGTACAGATTCCAAAAAAAATGACACGGGACAAGAAGGAACCTCTAACAGCCAAAATATCCCTGATGATTTTACCGTTCGGATTCAAATAGGGGGCAATACAGACGGTTTAAACGTTGCCTTATCCAATAGTGCTATTTCATCTGAAATACTAAATTCTAATGTCCATGCTGCACTTTTGGAGATGAATCCTAAAGATTTTAGTTTGCGCCCTTATCTAGCTACAGGAAGACCAATAATTAAAGAGTTAGACGACAACAAAATGTCAATAAGTTTTGAAATCAGAGAAGAGGCAGTTTGGGACAATGGAACCCCTATTACGGCAGAAGATTATGCCTTTACCATCAAAGCAATAAAAAATCCAAAGACTAATGCTACCGCTCAACGTAGTTATTTAGAATTTGTTGAAGAGGTTAAGATTGATCCTAACAACCCTAAGAAATTTACCGTTATTTCTAACACACGTTACCTATTAACGGAAGAAGTTTCAAGCTCTGTAGCAGTACTTCCTGCTTATTTTTATGATGCACAAGGGCTAATGAGTGATTTCACAATCTCAGAGTTGAATGATCCAGCTAATCTAGATCGTTTGAATAAAGATCCTAGAATTCTTGATTTTGCCAATGATTTTAACACCAACTACAGCCATACCCCCAAGAACATTGTGGGAGCTGGTCCTTATCAGGTTACCGAAATTGCAACCCACCAACACGTAAAACTAGAACGCAAAAAGGAATGGTGGGGAGATAAGGTTGATGTTGATTATATTGCTGCTTATCCTCAGAAATTATACTTCAAGATCCTTGACGATGACAATACTGCGATCTTGGCTCTAAAAGAGCAGGAAATAGATGTCATGACTTATATTCCTGAAGAAAAGTTCTTGGATTTACAAAAAAATGAGCGTGCAACCAAAAACTTTAATTTATACACTCCTGACAATTTTGCTTATCGATATATTGGTTTTAATATGAACCAAGCTAAGTTAAGCGATGTTAGGGTGCGTAAAGCAATTGCTCATTTGATCGACAAAAAACATATTGTCGAAGATTTGTGCAGCAACTTAGCAACTCCTATTAATGGCCCTGTTAGTCCACTCAAAAAACACAACAATAAAAACTTGCCAGAGATAGCATTCAACATTGAAAAAGCGAAGCAGCTTTTGGCTGAGGCAGGATGGAAAGACATGGATGGCGATAATATTTTGGACAAAAATATTCAAGGTCAACAAGAAAGTTTAAAAATCAAGTTTTTATACCCACAAGGAAAGCAGTTCTACAAAGATATTGCTCAGGTACTCAAAGATGAAGCGGCTCGTGTTGGTATCGAGATTGACATGATTGCTAGCGAGTGGTCTGTAATGCAAGAGGATTTGAAAAAACGCAATTTTGACCTAACCTGCTTGGGATGGGGACAAGGACCTACCTTAGATGATTTTAAACAAATTTGGCACACCGAATCAGACACTTACGATGGTAATAATTATGTTGGGTTTGGCAACCAAGAAAGCGATAAACTAATTGAAACAATTAGAGTCACTATGGATGAAGCAAAACGCCAAGAAATGTACTTTCGCTTCCAAGAAATTGTTGCAGATCAACAACCTTATGTATTCTTAGTTGCGCCCAAATTATGTATAGCAATTAACAAACGATTCAAAAATGCAGAGGCTAGCTCATTGCGTCCTGGTTATTCTGCTCGTTTATTCCAATTAAATTCTCCTAAATAAGTAGATGAACAAAAATAATTAACATTAAATGGGGCATCTTTTGTTCGCTAAGCTTCCTTGAAAAGCTTCGCTGCGTGAAGTCGCAGGCTTAGTTAGCCCGCTAAAGTTACGTTTTGCAAGTCGTTAGCGAAAAAAATAGACTACTAATTTTATCCATCTACTTAATTAGGGCATCACATCCGTTTGAGAACGACATTATTAAATGCTCAAACGGATGTTTTTTATTTAAGAATGTCCTAAAAATGCTGCTAGTATCCCCTAACCTCTTCACAATTAACTTCCTCTAATTTTTTTGTTATTACTCGCCTCCTCTTCCTTATAAAATGCCCAAATACAGCTCATCATTAACACATAATCCATTCGGTTTAGTTAGTTGTCGTTCTTTTTTCTCTCTTTATAAAAGTTCCTATTTATAGCTTTTTTCCACAATAAGGAATTATCCCTCCATCTCTTCCAAAACTGTTATAAACTAATCTTTAATTTCATCAAAAAGTTAAAATATTGATTTTTAAGGCAAAGTAGTATTTTATAATAAAATGCTCTAATATATAATTATAAAGGGACTCGCTCTTGGTAGCTTGTTTGAAAATATATATATTGAGAGACAATCAATTATCAAAAACCTTAATTTTTTATAAAAATATTTAACCAATGATTAGTAACAAAAGCATTTACTCTAATCTGAGTTTGTTTCTTGTAGCATGTTTAATCCTCGCATGTTACAGTTGCAGCTCTGATTCAAATGGAAAACAGGGAGAATCAACAAGCAAAAATATTCCTGACGACTTTACGGTCCGAATCTTATTAAGAGGAAATACTGATGGGCTCAATGTTGCATTGGCACAAAGTGCTATTTCGTCGGAAATCCTAATTAACAATGTACATTGCTCTTTATTAGAAACCAACCCTAAAGGTTTCGATTTACGTCCTTATTTAGCCATTAAAAAACCAGAAATTGAAATTCTATATGATGACCATATAGCACTTAGTTACGAAATTAGAGAAGAAGCCGTTTGGGACAACGGCACTCCAATTACAGCCGAAGATTATGCTTTTACGGTAAAAGCCATAAAAAACCCTAAGACAAATGCAGCAGCTCAGCGTAGCTATTTAGAATTTATTGAAGAGGTTGAAATTGATCCTCATAACCCAAAAAAATTTAAAGTAATATCCAACAAACAATATCTTTTGGCAGAAGAAGTTTCTGGAAGCATTTCTATCTTACCCGCTTATTTTTACGATGCACAAGGGCTAATGAGTGACTTCGCCATTTCAGAGCTAAATGACCCTACCAATTCGGAACGCTTAAATGCTGATCCTAGAATTATCGATTTTGCAGCTGATTTTAATAGCAACTATAATCACATTCCCAAAAATATTGTTGGAGCAGGTCCTTATCAAGTTACCGAAATTGCAACCAACCAACATGTTAAACTCGAACGTAAAAAAGAGTGGTGGGGAGACAAAGTTGATATGGACTACATTGCTGCTTATCCAGAAAAATTACACTTCAAAATTATTGAAGATGATAACACAGCTATTCTTTCTTTAAAAGAGCAAGAATTAGACCTTATGACTTCTATTCCCGCCGAAAAATTCTTGGAATTGCAGAAAAATGAGCGTGCGCTGAAAAATTTCAATTTATACACGCCCAATAGCTTTTCTTACCGTTATATTGGTATGAATATGAACAACCCTAAACTAAACAATGTTAAAGTACGTAAAGCAATCTCGCACCTAGTTGATAAAAAATATGTCGTAGAGCAATTATGCAGCAACCTAGCTACTCCCGTCAACGGTCCTGTTAGCCCGCTCAAAAAATATTACAACAAAGCAATCGCTACAACAGAATTTAATATTGACAAGGCCAAACAACTTTTAGCAGAAGCTGGCTGGAAGGACTCAGATGGTGATAACATTTTGGACAAGCGGATCAAAGGTCAAAAATTAAGTCTAAAACTGAACTTTTTGTACCCACAAGGCAAGCAATTTTATAAAGGTATGGCTCAAGTCCTCAAAGATGAAGCGGCTCGTGTTGGTATCGAAATTAATCTAGCAGCTAGTGAATGGTCTGTTATGCAAGATGACCTAAAAGAACGTCACTTTGATTTAACTTGCTTAGGTTGGGGACAAAGTCCTGCCTTAGATGACTTCAAGCAAATTTGGCATACAGAATCCAATACGTATGATGGGAGTAATTATACAGGATTCGGAAATTTAGATACCGATCAAATGATTGAAAAGATTAGACGTACCATGAACGAGGAAGAGCGAAATGAAATGTACCTCAAATTCCAAGAGGTTATTGCTGAGGAACAGCCTTATATTTTCTTAGTGGCTCCCAAACTATGTACGGCGATTAGCAAACGTTTCAAAAATGCAGAGGCTAGTGCATTACGCCCAGGTTATTTAGTGCGTTTATTTCAATTAGCAGATCAAGAACAACCTGTTAATTAATCTCAAAAGTTCGAAATTTTGAAAATTTGAAAATGAATACATCTTTTCATCTTCAAATTTTCAAACTTTCAAATCATGCTAAAAACGTTCAGGTCGGCAACCAATAAAAATGAAACCGAATATAATATACCTCCTAGTATTTAGCATTGGTCTTAAACCACAACTACACCACTACCTCTGAATTCATTAACTCTTCTATCTCCTCTACTTCTATTGGAATATTTGACATTAAATTGAGGGGTTGACCATTCGTAACAACCAAATCATCTTCAATTCGGATGCCTATATTTTCTTCGGGAATATAAATTCCTGGTTCACAAGTAAACACCATCCCTTCTTCAAAATCCACATAACGATGACAAAGATCGTGTACGTCCAAACCTAAATGATGAGAAGTTCCGTGCATAAAGTACTTTTTGTACAAAGGAGCATTTGCATTTTGTTGAAGTACATCCTTTTTATCTAACAAGCCCAGCCCAATTAACTCTCCTTCCATTATTCGACCCACCTCCTTATGATAATCCAGCAAATTATTACCTGCTACTAGTATTTTTTCGGCTTCTTTTTTTACATTTAATACCGCATTGTAAACCGCTTTTTGGCGAGCTGTAAATTTTCCATTAACAGGAATTGTACGGGTCATATCTGAAGCATAATTGGCATATTCTGCTCCAAAATCCATTAGTAATAAATCGCCATCATTCAACTTCATATCGTTGGCAATATAATGCAATACACAAGCATTTTTCCCTCCTGCAATAATAGGAGTATAAGCATGTCCTGAAGAACCTTGACGGGTAAATTCATAGATAACATTAGCTTCTACCTCATATTCCATCATACCAGGCTGAGTCGTTGCCAATACTCGACGAAAAGCACTATTGGTAATATCGCAAGCTTTTTGCATTAGGTCAATCTCATACGATGATTTAATCATGCGTAAGCTTTTGAAAATAGGTTGTGCTCGTTCAAAATTATGCCCTACATACTCTTGTTTTAATTGTAAGGCATGACGAACATCACGAGAAGGGGAATCCATCACAGCTCGATCGTTCTCATTTGTATTCACATAAATATTGTCTGCCAATAAAATTAGTTCATTAAACAAAGGTTGCATTTCGTCTAACCAATACACGGTATTTATTCCTGAAGTTTGAGCAGCATCTTCTTTGGTGTATTTATACCCTTCCCACACTGCAATGTGTTCATTGGTTTGTTTAGTAAAAATAATTTCCTTAAACTTATCCCCTCTAGGACAATCGGGATACAAGACCAAAATCACCTCCTCTTGGTCTAGCCCTGTCAAATAAAATAAATCAGAACTTTGACGATAAGCAAAATGGCAATCTCCATTCCTAGACATCATATCATTGGCATGAATAATAGCAATAGAATTCGGTTTCATTTTTGCAGCAAATCGCTTTCTGTTTTCTATAAAAAGAGCTGGGTTTATTGAATTGTATTTCATCCGTTTAAATTCTTAAGTGTTCTAAATTATTAATAATCCATCAATTAGCTACGCTACTACGTTGCGATTTTTGCTTTTTTGCTTTATATTTTTTTGGATAATCAAAAAATAAATAGTTCCCTGATTTATTCCCCAAATATTTCCAACCATTAGACTCAAATTCAATGACAACAAGACCACAAGTTGGAATCTCTGTAAAAATAGTATCCTTCTGGAAGTGATTAGCGGCTTGTATAATAGAAGGATTATGCCCTATAATTGCGACCGCTTTATCCTGCGGGTCTAAATCTTGAATCGTACGAATCAAGGCTTGGGTTTTGCAACGATAAAGTGCCATATCCTGTCGAATACTATCTCTTTCAAACCTTAATGCCTTAGCGAGCCGTTTAGCAGTAGATTTTGTTCGTTTAGAGGGACTGATAATTAATTTATCCCAAACAATCCCTCGTTTTACTAACTCTGCACCAATTAGCTTGGTATCACTTTTCCCTCTATCGTTCAAGGGACGATCAAAATCTGCTAAACTAACATCTTTATGGCTTGATTTGGCATGTCGAATCAAATACAACCTTCGTTTTTCCATGCCCCTAGCCTCCTCCATTTGAGTATTAAAATTACAACTTCCTATTAACACTATGACAACTAATATGAATATTTTTTTCATAATTTAGAATTAAGCAACTAAGCAGAGTTAAATTATACGTTAAAGCCAGCGAGTGTCTCCCCTTATATTTATTAGGCATGCTCATAATCTCAATAATACGACGAGTCTCGTACAATTTAACGATGCGATTAAGCCGTCTAGTTCGTGTGATTACCCCAACAAAAAACAATTGTGTTTGACCATATACACAACAATAAACAAAACACTGACTATCAATATACTAAAACATCAAAAAAGCATTGAATGATATAATAATAATAAAAAAATGGTTTGCGTTAACTTTCTTCCTCAATTATATTTGCGGCAATATTTTATTCTTTAACTCAACACCTTACTATAAATGAAAAAACCAACAAATTATATCTACTTAATTATTTACATATTAATTATTACCATAAACAATCATACCAATGCACAAACTTGGGTTCAAAAAGGAATAGATATCAATGGAGGAGCTATGGCAAAAAAAGCAGGGCATTCTGTAAGTCTCAGTGCAGATGGTCATACAATTGCTATTGGTGCCCCCGACTATTCTAATGTCCTATATGGTGGATCAGGATCAGAATCAGGTCGTGTACGAATATATCAGTGGGTTGGGGGGAATTGGACTCAAAAAGGAGGCAGTATTTATGGCTCGTCATCTAACAATTCAGCGGGCTCATCCGTTAGTCTTAGTGCCAATGGAAATATTCTTGCGATTGGATCACCAAGGAATAGTACAAATGGACTTTACGCTGGGCATGTTCGAATTTACGAATGGAATGGAACAACTTGGATCAAAAAAGGAACTAATATTAATGGAGAAGCTGCTGGTGATCTATCTGGAGGTGCAATTAGCCTTAGCGCTGATGGCAATTCTGTTATTATAGGAGCCCGGCTTAATGATGGCATTGGTATAGCTGCTGGGCATGCAAGAGTCTATGAATGGAATGGGACAGATTGGACTCAAAAAGGAGTAGATATTGATGGTGAAGCTACTTTTGATGAAGCAGGGCAGTCTGTTAGTATTAATGCCGACGGTAGCATCATTGCGATAGGAGCAGAAGAAAATAGTGGTGGAATTGCTGGGTTCGCCTCTGGGCATGTTCGGATTTATCAATGGAGTGGTACCTCTTGGTTGCAAAAAGGAGCAGATATTGACGGTGAAGGAAGTGGCGATCGTTCAGGTAGAGCAATTCATCTTAGTGCTGATGGAAATTCTATTGCCATTGGCTCTGCTAACAATAGTAATTCTAGTCAAGGTTTTGTAAGAATTTATAATTGGAATGGAACAGCTTGGATTCGAAAAGGACAATCTCTTAATGAACGACCAACATCATCTGTAAGTCTTAATTATGATGGAAATAGGCTCGCTATTGGTTCGGTTAGATCTATTAACTTATCTCTTACTGGTTATGTTAGGATTTATAGCTGGAATGGAACAACTTGGGTTCAAGAAGGCACTGATATTGTAGGTAGAGCCAGTAATGTTCAATCAGGTTATTCTGTTAGCCTTGATTCACTAGGACACACTCTTGCTATTGGCGCCATTGATGACTATAATAATGGCAGTGGCCATGTACAAATTTATACTACTTGCCATTACCTTGATACAACAGTAGGGCTATCAGGAGCAACACTAACCTCCAATGCTATAGGAATGACTTACCAATGGATCGATTGTAGCAATGGCAACAGCCCAATAACAGGCGCAACCCAACAAAGCTTCACGCCAACAACGAATGGACTCTATGCGGTAGAAATTAGTAATGGTGTTTGTACTAAAACCTCCGCTTGTACTAATGTAACTGCTGTTAAAGTATCCGTAATAGAATCCCAAAACAAGTACCGTATATTCCCTAATCCATCCACAGATATCCTCCACATAGAAAGAACCAATTCTACGAATTTAAACATCAGGGTCGTAGACAATCTTGGACAAATTGTACTTTCTAGCCGATCTAACAAAACTAGAGCTACCTTAAATCTTCAACGCTTAAAACAGGGGGTTTATTACCTTGTATTAGACGATGGAAAAGAAATAACTTATCACAAATTTATAACCACAAAATAAAACTTAAGCTTTTGAATTTATGTGAATTTTATGTTTGAAATAACTCTTAAATAACAATTATGGTTCTTTGATAACCCATAGGCTCACACAGTAACCACAGAGTAACAACGCAGTTAATCGTGAGGTAAACACTAAAAAAGGGTAAGCCTTTAACTACTTTTTAGCTTCGCTGCTACTCCGTGGTCGTGATAGAGTTGACAAAGAACCACAATTATTAAGAATAAAACCAAGTCTATCCCTAATTTAGAAGTATAAGCCTTAAAAGGAGCAGGTCGATACTAAGTAGCATAAAGTATCCCCATAAAAAAACATGAGGTACTGTTGTCAGTACCTCATGTTAGATTTGATATTAGCTGTATAATATTAGTAGATCAATTCTACGTTTACGCCACTAGCCATTCTTGACAATTCGATTGCCTTAGGTCCTTCAGCACCAATAGACCCTTCAAACGCAGCCAAGGTATCGGCCGCATTTTCAGCATAGGCAATGGACAAATAACGCACAAAATTGGCACTTGGTTCAGGAACAACCAATCCAGCTTTTAGGATCCCTGCACTTCCCAACCAAAAAGAAAGCTCCAAATATTCAGGGTCTTCCTCTAAGATCATTTCTAGCAGAGGCGTAGGCAATGGCGACATCTCTAAATGGCTCATCAGATCCATATACAATTGAATGTCTTCTTCCCCAGTATTGCCAAATAGTTCTGTGTGCAATATGGTAAATCTATTCCCCCCAACAGAGCGCCCCACTCGTACACAAGCATCTGCTTCAAAACTAGCATACCATTCTTCTAGCTTGTTTCGCTTGTCGTTTTTAGGGGTAACGGCAAAAGCATGTGCCAAGGGAAAAACACCATTAAGCGCCCAACCTGTTTCTTGTGTGCCTTGACTCAATTGCAGCCAAGTAGACAAATTTCCTTCAGGGATTAATTTAAAAATCTTTTGAAGTACCTTAACTTCCGATTCATTCAATTTGCTAGCCCCCATAAACTCGGCAAATTGTTGTAGCAATATATTTCGATCATTGTTCACCCAACAAGTCACTTTTTCTGCATCTACACTAGTTGACAAGTGTACCTCTGGCTCGTCCAAAGTTGGATTTAAAGGAAACAGCATTTGATTGAGCCATTCCGTTAACAATTCTTCGTTTTCTGGTTTTATAAACGGCAAAGTAATAACAGCACTTTGCGTTCTCATGATAGTTTCTACCATTTTATATTAATTTTGTTTTTTACCGATTAAATGTATTAGAAAATCAACTTAATGTCCTTCACTCCCATCTCTGTCAATTCGCTCCACTCCGCATAGATACTGTTTAAGTCATTCTCCAAATCCTTTGTATTGGCTAAATCATTTCCATCAAATTCAACGGTATATTGAACTTGTTTAGGATGGTGGCCATCGTGGTTTCTATCCTCAATATAACGTTTTACAAAATCCTTATTGCTAAAAATACGATTATAATCTGAGTTATTCTGTGCATAATCTGTTCTAAAATCCATTATAGATACAAATTTTTTGCACTTGGTTTCACGACGATACAGTTTTATTTGATCTTCTGTAATGTCCAATACCTTTGCAGCCTCATTAAAGAACTTAAGATTATTAGCCGCATCAGCTCCATCGCCAATTCGATCAATTTTTTCCCAAATGTCTAAAATTTGATGGGACTCAAATGCATTATCTTTTAAGTCGTCTAATTCAACCTCTATATTATCACCGTAACCATTTTCAATAATTTTGATAATATCCTGCTGCTTTTCTTCAACAGCACCATCAAAAGCCTTTGTCATGGTTTTCTTTAACAATGCTTTGGTTTCACTATCTAATGGCTCTCCATTAAACGCTGTAAAATTGTTAATAGCGGTATCAACTAACCCTGTAAGACGTTGTTTAATTCCCTTTGTACCATCCATTGTTCCCCAAA from Aureispira anguillae encodes:
- a CDS encoding haloacid dehalogenase, which codes for MYTLWLMPDEAAYQKLSRLIVDLSTTHDTPTFEPHVTLLSGIIDKETIAIQKAEELANSLIPVSATLTRIEFLEVYYRCLFFCTNQSEDLMEARTLAEEIFEHTQINPFIPHVSFLYGSLPIFQKEAIIGALGDSFFMDFRMPKLRLVETRRTPEHWRLMAEFDL
- a CDS encoding DUF2452 domain-containing protein, which codes for MKNDINNKETFINPIDEDKITETPHSLPYAHTVGGAVIKPIDQGKTKGLAVKAMHKQTDLQLEQIRKQMQLLAEQAQKIKKRVEISEIIYGAEMGFKPLIGKTYHLYQRADETAVLSVVGPNEWGRKGCPFNSFLATIALLADHTWEILE
- a CDS encoding ABC transporter substrate-binding protein, with protein sequence MISKKSIHTNWSLLFVACLIFTCYSCGTDSKKNDTGQEGTSNSQNIPDDFTVRIQIGGNTDGLNVALSNSAISSEILNSNVHAALLEMNPKDFSLRPYLATGRPIIKELDDNKMSISFEIREEAVWDNGTPITAEDYAFTIKAIKNPKTNATAQRSYLEFVEEVKIDPNNPKKFTVISNTRYLLTEEVSSSVAVLPAYFYDAQGLMSDFTISELNDPANLDRLNKDPRILDFANDFNTNYSHTPKNIVGAGPYQVTEIATHQHVKLERKKEWWGDKVDVDYIAAYPQKLYFKILDDDNTAILALKEQEIDVMTYIPEEKFLDLQKNERATKNFNLYTPDNFAYRYIGFNMNQAKLSDVRVRKAIAHLIDKKHIVEDLCSNLATPINGPVSPLKKHNNKNLPEIAFNIEKAKQLLAEAGWKDMDGDNILDKNIQGQQESLKIKFLYPQGKQFYKDIAQVLKDEAARVGIEIDMIASEWSVMQEDLKKRNFDLTCLGWGQGPTLDDFKQIWHTESDTYDGNNYVGFGNQESDKLIETIRVTMDEAKRQEMYFRFQEIVADQQPYVFLVAPKLCIAINKRFKNAEASSLRPGYSARLFQLNSPK
- a CDS encoding ABC transporter substrate-binding protein; protein product: MISNKSIYSNLSLFLVACLILACYSCSSDSNGKQGESTSKNIPDDFTVRILLRGNTDGLNVALAQSAISSEILINNVHCSLLETNPKGFDLRPYLAIKKPEIEILYDDHIALSYEIREEAVWDNGTPITAEDYAFTVKAIKNPKTNAAAQRSYLEFIEEVEIDPHNPKKFKVISNKQYLLAEEVSGSISILPAYFYDAQGLMSDFAISELNDPTNSERLNADPRIIDFAADFNSNYNHIPKNIVGAGPYQVTEIATNQHVKLERKKEWWGDKVDMDYIAAYPEKLHFKIIEDDNTAILSLKEQELDLMTSIPAEKFLELQKNERALKNFNLYTPNSFSYRYIGMNMNNPKLNNVKVRKAISHLVDKKYVVEQLCSNLATPVNGPVSPLKKYYNKAIATTEFNIDKAKQLLAEAGWKDSDGDNILDKRIKGQKLSLKLNFLYPQGKQFYKGMAQVLKDEAARVGIEINLAASEWSVMQDDLKERHFDLTCLGWGQSPALDDFKQIWHTESNTYDGSNYTGFGNLDTDQMIEKIRRTMNEEERNEMYLKFQEVIAEEQPYIFLVAPKLCTAISKRFKNAEASALRPGYLVRLFQLADQEQPVN
- a CDS encoding aminopeptidase P family protein, which codes for MKYNSINPALFIENRKRFAAKMKPNSIAIIHANDMMSRNGDCHFAYRQSSDLFYLTGLDQEEVILVLYPDCPRGDKFKEIIFTKQTNEHIAVWEGYKYTKEDAAQTSGINTVYWLDEMQPLFNELILLADNIYVNTNENDRAVMDSPSRDVRHALQLKQEYVGHNFERAQPIFKSLRMIKSSYEIDLMQKACDITNSAFRRVLATTQPGMMEYEVEANVIYEFTRQGSSGHAYTPIIAGGKNACVLHYIANDMKLNDGDLLLMDFGAEYANYASDMTRTIPVNGKFTARQKAVYNAVLNVKKEAEKILVAGNNLLDYHKEVGRIMEGELIGLGLLDKKDVLQQNANAPLYKKYFMHGTSHHLGLDVHDLCHRYVDFEEGMVFTCEPGIYIPEENIGIRIEDDLVVTNGQPLNLMSNIPIEVEEIEELMNSEVVV
- a CDS encoding SixA phosphatase family protein; the encoded protein is MKKIFILVVIVLIGSCNFNTQMEEARGMEKRRLYLIRHAKSSHKDVSLADFDRPLNDRGKSDTKLIGAELVKRGIVWDKLIISPSKRTKSTAKRLAKALRFERDSIRQDMALYRCKTQALIRTIQDLDPQDKAVAIIGHNPSIIQAANHFQKDTIFTEIPTCGLVVIEFESNGWKYLGNKSGNYLFFDYPKKYKAKKQKSQRSSVAN